A DNA window from Paraclostridium bifermentans contains the following coding sequences:
- a CDS encoding DMT family transporter encodes MEQRSKGYIFVVTAGVLWATIGLFANSLLNLGLTPEQVAFLRLFLGFLILFIYSCVKMPNALKINRKGLMYCILVGIISQAGFNICYFNAIDSIGVSASAVLLYTSPLFLAMLSMAIFKERLNKSKVMSLCICFCGSILAVTGGSLDLGQLSTQGILLGIMSAITYACMSIISKGALKECEGITLLIYGFLIGSILMIPLANPIQIISYANNIGTVFTILGLGIIPAAGAYIFYLNGISTGIDLSIAGILASAELIVSVIIGWTLLGENFSIVKAIGVLFMVVSAIISIKKPNDKFEEDNDNISSGNKIKLHTAN; translated from the coding sequence ATGGAACAGAGAAGTAAAGGGTATATATTTGTTGTAACAGCAGGAGTTTTATGGGCTACTATTGGATTATTTGCAAATTCATTATTAAACCTAGGGCTAACTCCAGAACAAGTTGCATTTTTAAGATTATTTTTAGGGTTTTTGATATTATTTATTTATAGTTGTGTAAAAATGCCAAATGCACTTAAGATAAACAGAAAAGGATTAATGTATTGTATTCTTGTAGGTATAATAAGCCAGGCTGGGTTTAATATATGCTATTTTAATGCTATAGATTCTATTGGAGTTTCGGCATCTGCAGTACTTTTATACACATCTCCATTGTTTTTAGCAATGCTATCAATGGCAATTTTTAAAGAAAGACTTAATAAGTCTAAAGTTATGTCACTATGTATTTGTTTTTGTGGATCAATACTAGCAGTAACAGGAGGCAGTTTAGATTTAGGTCAACTTAGTACACAAGGCATTTTACTAGGTATAATGTCAGCTATAACATATGCATGTATGTCAATAATAAGTAAAGGTGCATTAAAAGAATGTGAAGGGATAACTTTGTTGATATATGGATTTCTAATCGGGTCTATATTAATGATACCTTTAGCCAATCCTATACAAATTATTTCATATGCAAATAATATAGGGACTGTGTTTACTATATTAGGATTAGGGATAATACCTGCAGCCGGTGCATATATATTTTATTTAAATGGAATTTCAACAGGTATTGATTTATCAATAGCTGGAATATTAGCATCTGCAGAGCTTATAGTATCTGTAATAATAGGTTGGACATTGCTTGGAGAAAACTTTTCTATAGTGAAAGCTATAGGGGTTTTATTTATGGTTGTTTCTGCGATTATATCAATTAAAAAACCTAACGATAAATTTGAAGAAGATAATGATAATATTAGCTCAGGAAATAAAATAAAACTTCATACAGCAAATTAA
- the pdaA gene encoding delta-lactam-biosynthetic de-N-acetylase, with protein MKKSKKRNSFFIIAFFIISGFLISGKLDLFDKIKTQILNTDPTTREYSWYFNPRNDGKQPTPIKEASFFKKYNAYYVGDPNEKVLYLSFDAGYESGNTEKILNTLKKHNAPAAFFVVDHYLKSNPEMVKRMTEEGHLVCNHSKSHPSMASITDFNKFKEEIVTVENRYKEITGKEMPKYFRPPMGKFSEKSLEYTQQLGYDTIFWSFAYVDWYEDKQPSHEEAKEKIFSRTHPGAVLLLHPNSKTNADILDDVLTHWEQEGYTIKSLDHLTNKKSSNNTDLKILENK; from the coding sequence ATGAAAAAATCAAAAAAAAGAAACTCCTTTTTTATAATTGCATTTTTTATAATTTCAGGTTTTTTGATTAGTGGTAAGCTTGATTTATTTGATAAAATTAAAACTCAAATACTAAATACAGATCCAACAACCAGAGAATATAGTTGGTACTTTAATCCACGAAACGATGGAAAACAGCCTACACCTATTAAAGAAGCTTCATTTTTCAAAAAATATAATGCTTACTATGTAGGAGATCCAAATGAAAAGGTATTATATTTGAGTTTTGATGCAGGGTATGAAAGTGGAAATACAGAAAAAATACTAAACACTTTAAAAAAACATAATGCTCCTGCTGCTTTTTTCGTAGTAGACCATTACCTAAAATCAAATCCTGAAATGGTAAAAAGAATGACTGAAGAAGGACATTTAGTTTGTAATCATTCAAAGTCTCATCCTTCTATGGCTAGTATAACTGATTTTAATAAGTTCAAAGAAGAAATTGTAACTGTAGAAAATAGGTATAAAGAAATCACAGGAAAAGAAATGCCTAAATATTTTAGACCTCCTATGGGTAAATTCAGCGAAAAATCACTTGAATATACTCAGCAATTAGGTTATGACACTATATTTTGGAGCTTTGCTTATGTAGACTGGTATGAAGATAAACAACCTAGTCACGAAGAAGCTAAAGAAAAAATATTCTCTAGAACTCATCCTGGAGCAGTATTACTTCTTCATCCTAATTCTAAAACAAATGCAGACATATTAGATGATGTTTTAACTCATTGGGAACAAGAAGGTTATACAATAAAAAGCTTAGACCATCTTACAAATAAAAAATCATCTAATAATACGGATTTAAAAATTTTAGAAAATAAATAA
- a CDS encoding Dph6-related ATP pyrophosphatase, giving the protein MKNKFVMSFSGGKDSTLALYRMIKKGYEPVALLTTVKKDADKSWTHGINKRLLKQVSESLDIPLLEVECDVCEYEKEFENSLTKAKELGASICVFGDIDIEEHKNWDVERCKNSGIEASFPLWQEDRESLVYEFIESGFTTIIKTVNLDYLNESLLGKKLTKNVVLEIKNAGADACGENGEYHTFVIDGPLFKEKVSFENKGIVIERNYGHLNIV; this is encoded by the coding sequence ATGAAAAATAAATTTGTTATGTCATTTAGCGGGGGAAAAGATAGCACACTGGCATTATATCGTATGATAAAAAAAGGTTATGAGCCAGTAGCTCTTTTGACAACTGTAAAAAAAGATGCTGATAAGTCATGGACACATGGAATAAATAAAAGGTTATTAAAACAAGTAAGTGAAAGCTTAGACATACCATTATTAGAAGTTGAATGCGATGTTTGTGAGTATGAAAAAGAGTTTGAAAATAGCTTAACAAAAGCAAAGGAACTTGGCGCAAGTATTTGTGTATTTGGAGATATAGATATAGAAGAACATAAAAATTGGGATGTGGAAAGATGTAAAAATTCAGGAATCGAAGCTAGTTTTCCATTATGGCAAGAAGATAGAGAATCATTAGTTTATGAATTTATAGAAAGTGGATTTACAACTATAATAAAAACTGTAAATTTAGATTATTTAAATGAAAGTTTGCTAGGGAAAAAACTTACAAAAAATGTTGTTCTTGAAATTAAAAATGCAGGAGCAGATGCTTGTGGTGAAAATGGAGAATATCATACGTTTGTAATAGATGGACCATTATTTAAAGAAAAAGTATCTTTTGAAAATAAAGGTATTGTAATTGAAAGAAATTATGGACATTTAAATATTGTATAG
- a CDS encoding TIGR01212 family radical SAM protein (This family includes YhcC from E. coli K-12, an uncharacterized radical SAM protein.), with protein sequence MTNFKYAFDNKRYHTWNYYLRSNFGEKVFKVSINAGFSCPNIDGTVAYGGCTYCSKQGSGDFAGNPNDNLIKQFEDIKEMMHKKWHNAKYIGYFQAFTNTHAPVSVLKEKYETILNLDDVIGLSISTRPDCLPDDVLEYLSELNKKTNLWVELGLQTIHDETSKIINRGHDYNTFLEGVEKLKKHNIKTVVHIINGLPGEDYNMMMETAKAVADLGVHGIKIHLLHVLKETPMENMLKKGMFNLMEKDDYINLVCDQLEIIPPEMVVHRLTGDGKRDEIVGPMWSLKKWEVLNAIDDTMRERNSYQGIKYCNKK encoded by the coding sequence TTGACAAATTTTAAATATGCCTTTGATAATAAAAGGTATCATACATGGAATTATTACCTTAGAAGCAATTTTGGAGAAAAAGTTTTTAAGGTATCTATAAATGCAGGTTTTTCTTGCCCAAATATAGATGGAACTGTTGCCTATGGTGGATGTACTTACTGTAGTAAACAAGGTTCTGGAGATTTTGCAGGAAATCCTAACGATAATTTAATAAAGCAGTTTGAAGATATAAAAGAAATGATGCATAAAAAATGGCATAACGCAAAATACATTGGATATTTCCAAGCTTTTACTAACACTCATGCTCCAGTAAGTGTATTAAAAGAAAAATATGAAACTATATTAAATTTAGATGATGTAATAGGACTTTCAATTTCTACTAGACCAGATTGTTTACCAGACGATGTTTTAGAATATTTATCTGAGCTTAATAAAAAAACAAACTTATGGGTTGAACTAGGACTTCAAACGATTCATGATGAAACATCTAAAATTATAAATAGAGGTCATGATTATAATACGTTTTTAGAAGGTGTTGAAAAGTTAAAAAAACATAATATAAAAACAGTTGTTCATATCATAAATGGATTACCTGGAGAAGACTATAATATGATGATGGAAACAGCTAAAGCAGTTGCTGATCTTGGTGTTCATGGAATAAAGATACACTTACTTCATGTTTTAAAAGAAACACCTATGGAAAACATGTTAAAAAAAGGTATGTTTAACTTAATGGAGAAAGATGATTATATAAACTTAGTGTGTGACCAATTAGAAATTATTCCTCCTGAAATGGTAGTTCATAGACTTACTGGAGACGGTAAAAGAGATGAAATAGTAGGTCCTATGTGGAGTCTTAAAAAGTGGGAAGTTCTAAATGCTATAGATGATACTATGAGAGAAAGAAATTCGTATCAAGGAATTAAATACTGTAATAAAAAATAA
- a CDS encoding SpoIVB peptidase S55 domain-containing protein produces MLIVLLPNDVYSMQKNQKIPQEVIIGGELLHMELSTEKVMIFGIEKNSCIKNYDLIDCISGDSVKRMFNQNEKNILSKQDIITTLISMKEDEKINLSLIRKNKKINVSIDKKQLKPEYLVDKIPYTATLTYINPQNLNFGAVGHDIEFKGNEKLITNKGEIYKSNLSRIKKSSKKYVGNISGDKSGNLLGTISNMGSYCVKGNVNSLQNNNENKICKIANENEVKLGQAFVVMKHNENEAKYYKINVTKINKIDKEIESFDFKVEDEELIKKYGGITQGMSGSPIIQNDKLIGSLSYVMTKDTLNGNGVYIKTMMKE; encoded by the coding sequence ATGCTAATAGTATTATTGCCAAATGATGTTTATTCAATGCAAAAAAATCAAAAAATACCTCAAGAAGTTATAATAGGGGGAGAATTATTGCATATGGAATTAAGTACTGAAAAAGTAATGATATTTGGAATAGAAAAAAATTCCTGTATTAAAAATTATGATTTAATAGACTGTATAAGTGGAGATTCAGTAAAAAGAATGTTTAATCAAAATGAAAAAAATATATTATCTAAACAAGATATAATAACTACTCTTATCTCTATGAAAGAAGATGAAAAAATAAACTTAAGTTTAATAAGAAAAAATAAAAAAATAAATGTAAGTATTGATAAAAAACAACTTAAACCAGAGTATTTAGTAGATAAAATTCCATATACAGCAACATTAACTTATATAAATCCACAAAATTTAAATTTTGGAGCAGTAGGTCATGATATTGAATTTAAAGGAAATGAAAAATTAATTACAAATAAAGGTGAAATATATAAATCAAATTTATCGCGTATAAAAAAATCATCTAAAAAGTATGTAGGAAATATAAGTGGGGATAAAAGTGGAAATTTATTAGGAACAATTTCAAATATGGGAAGCTATTGTGTTAAAGGTAATGTGAATTCTCTACAAAATAACAATGAGAACAAAATATGCAAAATTGCAAATGAAAATGAAGTTAAATTAGGTCAAGCTTTTGTAGTTATGAAACACAATGAAAATGAAGCTAAGTATTATAAAATAAACGTTACAAAAATTAATAAAATAGATAAAGAAATAGAAAGTTTTGATTTTAAAGTAGAAGATGAAGAGTTAATAAAAAAATATGGAGGAATAACACAAGGAATGAGTGGATCTCCAATTATTCAAAATGATAAGTTAATAGGATCATTATCATATGTAATGACTAAGGATACCTTAAATGGAAATGGAGTTTATATAAAAACAATGATGAAAGAATAA
- a CDS encoding calcium/sodium antiporter, producing the protein MKYVILLIGFILLIKSADYFVVGASSIAKALNIPTIIIGLTIVAFGTSAPEAAVSISAAMKGQNDIAIANVVGSNIFNILCVLGISAIIAPVKVQKTTIIKEFPFALLASLVLLILSHDIKFQGYNENALTRSDGLMLFALFSIFMYYLLEMALSSKEEMDVEQGSSRDPIAKSILLSIGGIIGIIIGGNLVVDSATNIAIDLGMSENLVGLTIVSIGTSLPELVTSVVAARKGESDIAMGNIIGSNIFNILFVLGSSSIIHTIHVQPIVFVDMIIMLIVTAITYVFAISKKQVNRFEGVILTATYIAYMIFIIIRQ; encoded by the coding sequence ATGAAGTATGTAATACTTTTGATTGGATTTATATTACTTATAAAGTCTGCCGATTACTTTGTTGTTGGAGCATCCTCAATTGCAAAGGCATTAAATATACCCACTATAATAATAGGTCTAACCATAGTAGCCTTTGGGACAAGTGCTCCAGAAGCAGCAGTAAGTATTTCTGCAGCTATGAAAGGACAAAATGATATAGCTATAGCAAACGTAGTAGGATCCAATATATTTAATATACTATGTGTTTTAGGTATATCAGCAATTATAGCTCCTGTAAAGGTTCAAAAGACGACTATAATAAAAGAATTTCCATTTGCATTGTTAGCGTCATTGGTTTTACTTATATTGTCTCACGATATAAAATTTCAAGGATACAATGAGAATGCACTTACAAGATCTGATGGTCTTATGTTGTTTGCATTGTTTTCTATATTTATGTATTACTTATTGGAAATGGCATTATCTTCAAAGGAAGAAATGGATGTCGAACAAGGCAGTTCTAGAGATCCTATAGCAAAAAGTATACTGTTAAGCATAGGTGGCATTATAGGGATTATAATAGGTGGGAATTTAGTTGTAGATAGTGCTACAAATATAGCTATAGATTTAGGAATGAGTGAAAACTTAGTTGGACTTACTATAGTTTCTATAGGAACATCATTACCTGAACTTGTAACTAGTGTCGTAGCTGCAAGAAAAGGTGAGAGCGATATTGCCATGGGAAATATCATAGGATCCAATATATTTAATATATTGTTTGTATTAGGCTCATCATCAATAATACATACTATACATGTACAACCTATCGTATTTGTAGATATGATTATTATGTTAATTGTTACCGCTATTACTTATGTATTTGCAATAAGTAAAAAACAAGTTAATAGATTTGAGGGTGTAATTTTAACGGCAACATATATAGCATATATGATATTTATAATTATAAGACAATAG
- a CDS encoding pyridoxamine kinase codes for MLKKVAAIHDLSGIGRCSLTVAIPILSALKVQCCPFPTAILSSQTGFSEYSFLDLTNEMNKYKNVWNNLNIYFDCIYSGFLGSKDQVNIVSKFIDDNKDSLVIVDPVMGDDGDLYPIFDNEMCSKIKSLVQKSDIATPNLTEALILIGENLNNTNLDKSNLVRIAKEVSNLGPSMVVITGIKIEDEIYNLSFDKNLDEAYFTSSHFNNVSYSGTGDIFTSILVGMILNGHSLKNSVIKANNFISNVISYTSKFDTDRNDGVMFEMFLNELTN; via the coding sequence ATGTTAAAAAAAGTGGCCGCTATTCATGATTTATCTGGTATAGGAAGATGTTCTTTAACTGTAGCTATTCCAATACTTTCAGCTTTAAAAGTTCAATGTTGCCCATTTCCAACAGCCATACTGTCAAGTCAAACAGGATTTTCAGAGTATTCATTTTTGGATTTGACAAACGAGATGAATAAATATAAAAATGTTTGGAATAACCTTAATATATATTTTGACTGTATATATAGTGGTTTTTTAGGATCTAAGGACCAAGTTAATATAGTCTCTAAATTTATAGATGATAATAAGGACTCATTAGTAATCGTAGATCCTGTAATGGGCGATGACGGAGATTTATATCCTATATTTGATAATGAAATGTGTAGTAAAATAAAAAGCCTAGTACAAAAATCGGATATAGCTACACCTAACTTAACAGAAGCGCTTATTCTAATTGGAGAAAATTTAAATAATACCAACTTAGACAAATCCAATCTAGTTCGTATCGCAAAAGAAGTTTCTAATTTAGGCCCCAGTATGGTTGTTATTACAGGCATAAAAATCGAAGATGAAATTTATAATTTATCATTTGATAAAAATTTAGATGAAGCTTATTTTACATCTTCACACTTTAATAATGTTTCGTATAGCGGAACAGGCGATATATTCACGTCTATTCTTGTTGGTATGATATTAAATGGCCATTCATTGAAAAATAGTGTTATTAAAGCTAATAATTTTATTAGTAATGTAATTTCATATACATCTAAATTTGACACTGACAGAAATGATGGAGTTATGTTTGAAATGTTTTTAAATGAGCTTACAAATTAA
- a CDS encoding Na/Pi cotransporter family protein has translation MDIAINLIGGLGLFLYGMNLMGNGLQKSAGEKLKKIIGLLTSNIFMGVLVGTVVTGIIQSSSATTVMVVGFVNAGIMSLTQAIGVIMGANIGTTITAQLVSFNLEGLAPIALGIGIVLFLFTKKAKIKNIAEILIGFGILFTGMEFMKDAVGPLAEYQGFRDALVYFGQHQFLGILAGFAITGIVQSSSASMGMLIALATQGLIPITSALPILYGDNIGTCVTSLLSSIGANTNAKRAAVMHLTFNIIGTLLFVLILNKPIVALVTSINPGDAARQIANAHTLFNLINVIILIPFAKFIVNIAIKLVPDKDEKESKETKYLDERMLETPSIALGNVVKEIVSMGNQAKESLQNAINSFLDQDNEKALKCLEQEKNINKLQKHILNYLLKLSKCPLDDNERELVDLMFNTVNDIERIGDHAENIAELAQSSMDSSINLSSQSQTETKEIYDKVLLSIEYAIKALQENDQALAQKVLEIENEVDAMDKAFRSNHMSRLNQSKCSVDSGVLYLDLLSNLERIADHSLNIAQRVM, from the coding sequence TTGGATATAGCTATAAATTTGATTGGCGGATTAGGGCTATTTTTATATGGGATGAATTTAATGGGGAATGGTCTACAAAAGTCAGCCGGTGAGAAGTTAAAGAAAATTATAGGATTACTCACAAGTAATATATTTATGGGTGTTTTGGTTGGTACAGTTGTAACTGGAATTATACAAAGTAGTAGTGCAACTACGGTTATGGTAGTTGGATTTGTAAATGCAGGTATAATGAGTTTGACACAAGCAATAGGAGTAATAATGGGAGCTAATATAGGAACTACTATAACAGCTCAATTAGTATCATTTAACCTAGAAGGTTTAGCTCCAATAGCCTTAGGTATTGGTATTGTTCTATTTCTATTTACTAAAAAGGCAAAGATAAAAAATATTGCAGAAATATTAATTGGATTTGGGATATTATTTACAGGTATGGAGTTTATGAAAGATGCAGTAGGACCTTTAGCTGAGTATCAAGGATTTAGAGATGCGCTTGTATACTTTGGACAGCACCAGTTTTTAGGTATTTTAGCTGGATTTGCTATTACTGGAATAGTTCAAAGTTCAAGTGCTTCTATGGGGATGTTAATAGCACTAGCTACTCAAGGCTTAATACCTATAACATCTGCACTTCCAATATTATATGGAGATAACATTGGGACTTGTGTGACATCTTTATTATCTAGTATAGGAGCTAATACAAATGCAAAAAGAGCAGCGGTAATGCATTTAACATTTAATATTATAGGAACATTATTATTTGTATTAATTTTAAATAAGCCTATAGTTGCATTAGTAACGAGTATAAATCCTGGGGATGCAGCAAGACAAATAGCAAATGCACATACTTTATTTAATTTAATAAATGTTATAATTTTAATTCCTTTTGCTAAGTTTATAGTAAATATAGCAATTAAATTAGTGCCAGATAAAGATGAAAAAGAAAGCAAAGAAACAAAATACTTAGATGAAAGAATGTTAGAAACACCGTCTATTGCACTTGGAAATGTTGTAAAAGAAATTGTAAGTATGGGAAATCAGGCGAAAGAAAGCTTACAAAACGCAATAAATTCATTTTTAGATCAAGATAATGAAAAAGCTCTTAAGTGTTTAGAACAAGAAAAAAATATAAATAAATTGCAAAAACACATTTTAAACTATTTACTAAAATTATCCAAATGTCCACTGGATGATAACGAAAGAGAATTAGTTGATCTAATGTTTAACACTGTTAATGATATAGAAAGAATTGGAGATCATGCTGAAAATATTGCTGAATTAGCTCAATCATCTATGGACTCTAGTATAAATTTATCTAGTCAAAGTCAAACTGAAACTAAAGAAATATATGATAAAGTTTTACTTAGTATAGAGTATGCTATTAAAGCATTGCAAGAAAATGATCAAGCTTTAGCTCAAAAAGTTTTGGAAATAGAAAATGAAGTAGATGCTATGGATAAAGCATTTAGATCAAATCATATGTCAAGATTAAATCAAAGTAAGTGCAGTGTTGATTCTGGTGTTTTATATTTAGATTTGCTTAGCAATTTAGAAAGAATTGCAGACCATTCTTTAAATATTGCACAAAGAGTAATGTAA
- a CDS encoding CehA/McbA family metallohydrolase, with protein sequence MTQFKYILILFFIFIFSTSNVHSLNLKDTTAPKIDIVSPVNAQQYIISKPTIRANFQDENNIDLKSIKFLVNYKDVTKDCKIENNSISYKPKNKFKRGTQIIEVYVSDVNKNKSKAEWYFNVGSPNYNHYYGLIHAHTSNSDGHGSFEDAYYTSKFKAKLDFFAITDHSNMLDKDTEVTLDDGSLSSKWTSLINVSNDYTSNDKFLALKGFEMTYPFKNKKDPIGHINVFNTNGFISTNDSLYSNLESFYKEISKYDDLIAQFNHPCDTFGRFNNLKYNKDADSVISLIEVCNGYKSDITKNKIAFDEYQKALDLGWHLAPASNQDNHRTDWGIANEFRTVVLCTGLNENSFYDSLRNMRVYATQDKNIKIDYSINDQVMGSTIKNTSNLYFNISVIDNDLKDKIKRIEVISNNGKIVAYKNFSSNLAKLELKLSTLKDSYYYVKVYQNNNKISVTAPIWIEFKKEQ encoded by the coding sequence ATGACACAATTTAAATATATATTAATATTATTTTTTATATTTATTTTTTCAACTTCAAATGTACATTCTTTAAATCTAAAAGATACTACAGCTCCTAAAATAGATATTGTTTCTCCTGTTAATGCACAACAATACATTATTTCTAAACCTACTATAAGAGCTAATTTCCAAGATGAAAATAATATAGATTTAAAAAGTATTAAGTTTTTGGTTAATTATAAAGATGTTACTAAGGATTGCAAAATCGAAAATAATTCAATTTCTTATAAACCTAAAAATAAATTTAAAAGAGGCACTCAAATAATAGAAGTTTATGTTAGTGATGTAAATAAAAATAAGTCTAAAGCTGAATGGTATTTTAATGTAGGGTCTCCAAATTATAACCATTATTATGGTTTAATCCATGCTCATACATCAAATAGTGATGGCCATGGTAGTTTTGAAGATGCTTACTATACTTCTAAATTTAAAGCTAAACTAGATTTTTTTGCAATAACAGATCATTCAAATATGTTGGATAAAGATACAGAAGTTACTTTAGATGATGGAAGTTTAAGCTCTAAATGGACAAGTTTAATTAATGTATCAAATGATTATACGTCTAATGATAAATTTTTAGCTCTTAAAGGTTTTGAAATGACTTATCCTTTTAAAAATAAAAAAGATCCTATAGGCCACATAAATGTGTTTAATACTAATGGCTTTATATCTACAAACGATTCTCTTTACTCTAATTTAGAAAGCTTTTACAAGGAAATTTCAAAATATGATGATTTAATTGCTCAGTTTAATCATCCCTGCGATACATTTGGAAGATTTAATAATTTAAAATACAATAAAGATGCAGATAGCGTAATTTCTTTAATTGAAGTTTGTAATGGATATAAAAGTGATATAACTAAAAACAAAATAGCTTTTGATGAATATCAAAAAGCTTTAGATTTAGGTTGGCATTTAGCTCCTGCATCTAATCAAGATAATCATCGAACTGATTGGGGAATTGCAAATGAATTCAGAACAGTTGTTTTATGTACAGGTTTAAACGAAAATTCATTTTATGATTCTTTAAGAAACATGAGAGTATATGCTACTCAAGACAAAAATATAAAAATAGATTATAGTATAAACGATCAAGTAATGGGTTCTACTATAAAAAACACATCCAATTTATATTTTAATATAAGCGTAATCGATAATGATCTTAAGGACAAAATTAAAAGAATCGAAGTAATTTCTAACAACGGGAAAATAGTTGCATATAAAAATTTCAGTTCTAACTTAGCTAAACTTGAGTTGAAACTTTCTACGTTAAAAGATTCTTATTATTATGTAAAAGTATATCAAAATAATAATAAAATATCAGTTACAGCACCTATTTGGATTGAATTTAAAAAAGAACAATGA
- a CDS encoding DUF308 domain-containing protein, protein MNINFNFNNFNQKENANNFIIMGILLLLIGTLSLLFKNLGIKVLSFGLGAVCLFLAYLNLKTINELKRYESKETLKPYKNREIILIVVALLFFIFPQQIQGFFSSILGAYLLVTQIIAFFNSRKNPYIKFNGFNGFLLICGLILILSPLFLSGFIATFLSLIFVLIGFQLLSTGNKLKKL, encoded by the coding sequence ATGAATATAAATTTTAACTTTAATAATTTTAATCAAAAAGAAAATGCAAATAATTTTATAATAATGGGGATTTTACTTTTACTTATTGGAACTCTTTCCCTTTTATTTAAAAATTTAGGCATTAAAGTATTATCATTTGGCTTAGGAGCAGTTTGTTTGTTTTTAGCATACTTAAATCTAAAAACTATAAACGAACTTAAAAGATACGAGTCTAAAGAAACTCTAAAGCCTTATAAAAACAGAGAAATTATTCTTATAGTTGTTGCGCTATTATTTTTTATTTTTCCTCAACAAATACAGGGATTCTTTTCATCTATACTTGGTGCATATCTTTTAGTAACGCAAATTATTGCTTTTTTTAATAGCAGAAAAAATCCTTATATAAAGTTTAATGGTTTTAATGGTTTTTTATTAATATGTGGATTAATACTAATCCTTTCACCTTTATTCTTATCAGGATTTATAGCTACATTTTTATCTTTAATTTTCGTTTTAATCGGGTTCCAACTTTTATCAACTGGAAATAAGTTAAAAAAACTATAA
- a CDS encoding DMT family transporter, whose product MSQLIKLVSIIFAILAGGSTALEAFINGELGKSTSAVTATFISLVVGSVFFLINMILTGEIKTFLATESISPKLLLGGIFGGCIIYFTVKAMDGIGLSSTLTIIVVSQILIGFFIDVVVLKEQTMYLYKYVGAILLFIGTFFIVS is encoded by the coding sequence GTGAGCCAATTGATAAAATTAGTATCTATAATATTTGCAATACTAGCAGGAGGATCCACAGCTCTAGAGGCTTTTATAAATGGAGAGTTAGGAAAAAGTACATCAGCAGTTACAGCAACTTTTATAAGTTTAGTAGTAGGTTCAGTATTTTTTTTAATAAACATGATTTTAACTGGGGAAATTAAAACTTTTTTAGCAACAGAGTCTATAAGTCCTAAATTACTACTTGGGGGTATATTTGGAGGATGTATAATTTATTTTACAGTTAAGGCAATGGATGGAATAGGGCTTTCAAGCACATTAACTATAATAGTAGTTTCACAAATTTTGATAGGTTTTTTTATAGATGTGGTTGTGCTTAAAGAGCAAACTATGTATTTATATAAATATGTAGGTGCAATTTTACTATTTATAGGAACATTTTTCATAGTTAGTTAA